A genome region from Halichondria panicea chromosome 15, odHalPani1.1, whole genome shotgun sequence includes the following:
- the LOC135348930 gene encoding uncharacterized protein LOC135348930, producing MKAKIVLLWSLAVCVCTSFTSVRADFVLTVNLVNYTNPTGQCAECHPTETIPVCCDELPFNFGNCDNTGEGRCDTRFRWTLRPFGTTLETRPSMGYFFTDCAMSPSTCPFNEISTTFGQGPAALLGVVPNPLPVSSTDFTIWTGRIQFFIEAMDSGLPNIIDSLLIDLDNLQLGANFTEEMTFTGYHNISHINHEFQSRVLSWFLWTWL from the exons ATGAAGGCTAAGATTGTACTGCTTTGGAGTTTggcagtctgtgtgtgtacaagcttCACATCA GTAAGAGCTGATTTTGTACTGACAGTCAACTTGGTCAACTACACCAACCCAACCGGACAGTGTGCTGAATGTCATCCTACAGAGACAATACCAGTGTGCTGTGATGAACTACCATTTAACTTTGGAAACTGTGACAACACAGGAGAGGGTAGATGTGACACCAGGTTCCGTTGGACCCTCAGACCATTCGGTACTACACTAGAGACAAGACCCAGCATGGGGTACTTCTTCACAGACTGTGCAATGTCCCCCAGCACTTGCCCATTCAATGAAATAAGCACAACATTCGGTCAAGGTCCAGCAGCACTACTGGGAGTAGTACCCAATCCTCTGCCTGTCTCAAGCACAGATTTTACTATATGGACA GGGCGAATTCAGTTCTTCATAGAAGCCATGGATAGTGGACTCCCGAACATAATAGACAGTCTGTTGATTGACCTGGACAACCTCCAACTTGGAGCAAACTTCACAGAGGAGATGACGTTCACTGGATACCACAACATATCTCACATTAACCATGAGTTTCAGAGTCGAGTGCTCTCCTGGTTTCTGTGGACCTGGCTGTAA